In the Bacteroidales bacterium genome, TTTTTGGCTGTCAAACTTTTTAAGTTGAAAACGATTCCTTGCTTTATGATAAAGAACACTATTTCCCTAAGCTCCCTGGTCCTTTTCCTGTTTTCCTTCATTTCACTGGCCGGTCAGGATCTGGAGGCAGACTCTTCGGTACAGCGGGAGAATGCCCTCCGGATATTTATTGATTGTGCCCGCTGTGATATGAATTACATCCGTAAAGAGATTCCTTATGTGAACTATGTCAGGGATGTAAAGGAGGCCCAGCTATACATTCTGGAGACCCGGGAGACCACCGGCAGCGGCGGCAGAAAATATACCTTTTCATTTGTTGGTCAGCAGGATTTTCAGGGCTACAATGATACCCTGGTTTATGCAAGCAGACCCGACGATAACCGGGATTATGAAAGGATATGGAGGACCCAGATGCTGAAAATGGGATTGATGCCCTATGTGGCTAAAACACCCCTTTACAGTGAAGTGCTGATCGATCCGACCGGGCGGATTGAGAACCAGGTGGTTGAAGATAACTGGAACAACTGGGTGTTTGAGCTGGAGGCTGAACCCGACTTTGAAGGTGAAGAGTCCTACAAGGAGCTCTCCTTGCGAAGTTCCGTCTCGGCAACCAAAATTACCCATGACTGGAAGCTTGAAGTTGATTTTGATCACCGGTACACCAGGACCAAGTACACCTATGATGATACCCTGTATACCAATGATAAAAGTTACCAGGGACTGGAAGTTCTGGCCGTGAAAAGCCTGGGGGAACACTGGTCCGCCGGCCTGAGAGTCAACCAGCTGTCCTCCTCCTACAACAATATCCGCCTGGCCGTGGAATTTTTACCATCTGTGGAGTATAATCTTTTTCCCTACTCCAAATCGACCCATCGCCAGTTGCGTTTCTTATACGGCCTTGGCAGCTCGTACCAGCTTTACAACGATACGACCATTTATGATCAGGTGGAGGAGCTTTTATGGAAACAGGAGCTGCAGGTGGCCTACCAGGTGCAGGAAAAATGGGGCTCGGTCAACATCGCCTTGGAAGGATCGAATTTTTTCCATGACTTCACAAAGAACAGGGTCGAGTTAAATGGCTTCGTAAACGTTCGGATCCTGAAGGGACTTTCCCTTCGGGTCGGAGGAGGAGTGGCCAGAATCAATGACCAGCTATCCCTGGTCAGGGGAGAAGCCTCGGAGGCAGAAATCCTCTTGCAGTTGCAGGAGCTTGAAACCAGTTACAATATTGAAGTTGGTGTTGGGATCACCTACACCTTTGGCTCCATCTACAACAATATTGTCAATCCCCGTTTTGGCAACGGCAGAAGAGGTTTTTTCTAAAGGCAAGGTAGTGAGCACTACAGCGCCATAATCTGCTTCCACAGCTCATCTGGAATATCCACCCCTTGTGCCATATTTTTTTTCCGGTCTTCCAGTGCCCTCTGACCCGGATAGCGAAGCTGTTCCTGCCGGGCCTTTATGTATTCCAGGGTCTCCTTTATAAGCAGTTCTTGTTGCTCTTCAGCCATGAACCGCCTGGTATCAATGGAGATAAATACCTGTGAAAGTGAGGTTTCGGAGCTGAGTTCTCCAATTTGCTGCGTGGTGTTCCCGCCTGAGATAATGGCCGCAGAAAGGTCAAGCACCAGTGCCAGGGCACTTCCCTTCCAGAGTCCGGCAGGCAAAAGATGCTTTGATTCCAGCAGCTCGCCGGGATCCTTTGTCAGTCTGTTCTGAAGGTTATACCCTCCATATTCGGGAAGCTCAGTTCCGCTTCTCTTGTGCCACTCCAGTTTTCCATAAGAATACTGACTCATGGCCATGTCCAGAACCACAGGTCCCCTGCGCTTTGGGATGGCCAGGATGAATGGATTGTTCCCCAGTCTCGGGGACGAAGCTCCCCAGGGCGGCATGTTAGGCATGGTGTTGGTCCAGCCCAGGAACAGGAATCCCTTTTCGGCGGCCCTCCATCCGTAGCTTCCTCCCCGCATCCAGTGATTGGTGTTGCGGAGGCCCACAGCTCCGATCCCTTGCAGGGTGGCCAGTTCCATGCTCCTGTCTGTACAAAAAAGGGCGTTCGAAATACCGGCTCCCTGCTGACCATCCCACTGTTCAAGTGCATGATGATTATGGATGAGTGCCGGCGTGGTTCCGGGATATACCGTCCCCTTCTTCACATCCTCAATAAACCTGGGGAAACGGTTTATCCCATGGGAAAATACCCCGTCCATGGTGGTCTCGGCAAAAACCCGGGATAGTTCTGACGCCTGGCTTCCGGGAAAGCCATTTTGGATAAGGATAGTTTTAAAGGTGTCCAGAAGAGTCCGGAAGCGGATGATCATCAGGAAGTTTTTGCAGGTTTATTAAAGCACATAGACTAATAAGTTACTTTCAAAGATACGAAGCCTGGAATTCTTTTATATCTTCAAGCCCTGTTTATAAATCCCCCATATATGAAACTG is a window encoding:
- the yiaK gene encoding 3-dehydro-L-gulonate 2-dehydrogenase; amino-acid sequence: MIIRFRTLLDTFKTILIQNGFPGSQASELSRVFAETTMDGVFSHGINRFPRFIEDVKKGTVYPGTTPALIHNHHALEQWDGQQGAGISNALFCTDRSMELATLQGIGAVGLRNTNHWMRGGSYGWRAAEKGFLFLGWTNTMPNMPPWGASSPRLGNNPFILAIPKRRGPVVLDMAMSQYSYGKLEWHKRSGTELPEYGGYNLQNRLTKDPGELLESKHLLPAGLWKGSALALVLDLSAAIISGGNTTQQIGELSSETSLSQVFISIDTRRFMAEEQQELLIKETLEYIKARQEQLRYPGQRALEDRKKNMAQGVDIPDELWKQIMAL